A part of Paraburkholderia largidicola genomic DNA contains:
- a CDS encoding DHA2 family efflux MFS transporter permease subunit translates to MSEPNQPDASSAPSKPAGPPGPPAQPPLQGGQLALATFAVALATFMNVLDTSIANVAIPTISGNLGVSVDEGTWVITVFAASNAVSIPLTGWFTQRFGQIKLFVGAILGFVIASWLCGVAPSLPILLFARVLQGVVAGPLIPLSQAILLSSWPKAKSSTALALWAMTATVGPIAGPALGGWITDSYSWSWIFYINIPVGIFAAGVTWMIYRTRETPTRKLPIDIVGLGLLITWVASLQIMLDKGKDLDWFGSPVIVALAVTAVISFAFFLVWELTEPNPIVDLRLFTQRNFLGGTIAISVAYGVFFGNLVLLPQWMQEYLNYRSVDAGLVTAPLGIFAVILAPVMGRVLPRSDARIIATLAFVGFAIVFFMRSNYVVEIDTWHLVLPTLLQGIPMAMFFVPLTAIILSGQPGPKVPAAAGLSNFVRVFCGAVGTSIAGTAWNSRTILHHERLTEQANANNPVFAQQIDNTQTLLHVSPSTSNALFDFTVNTQAAMMGLNDIFYASAIIFVLIIPLIWITRPARGGGGADASGAH, encoded by the coding sequence TTGAGCGAACCGAACCAACCCGACGCGTCGTCCGCCCCTTCGAAGCCCGCCGGGCCGCCGGGCCCGCCCGCACAGCCGCCGCTGCAGGGCGGGCAGCTGGCGCTCGCGACCTTCGCCGTCGCGCTTGCGACCTTCATGAACGTGCTGGACACCTCGATCGCCAACGTTGCGATTCCAACCATCTCGGGCAACCTCGGCGTCTCCGTCGATGAAGGCACGTGGGTCATCACCGTGTTCGCTGCGTCGAACGCCGTGTCGATTCCGCTGACGGGCTGGTTCACGCAGCGCTTCGGGCAGATCAAGCTGTTCGTCGGCGCGATTCTCGGCTTTGTGATCGCATCGTGGCTGTGCGGCGTCGCGCCGTCGCTGCCCATTCTGCTGTTTGCGCGCGTATTGCAGGGCGTGGTCGCGGGTCCGCTGATTCCGCTGTCGCAAGCCATTCTGCTCAGCTCATGGCCGAAGGCGAAATCGTCGACGGCGCTCGCGTTATGGGCGATGACGGCGACCGTCGGCCCGATCGCGGGCCCCGCGCTCGGCGGCTGGATCACGGATAGTTACTCGTGGTCGTGGATCTTCTACATCAACATTCCCGTCGGCATTTTCGCGGCGGGCGTCACGTGGATGATCTACCGCACGCGCGAAACGCCGACCCGCAAGCTGCCCATCGACATTGTCGGCCTCGGCCTGCTCATCACGTGGGTCGCGTCGCTGCAGATCATGCTCGACAAGGGCAAGGATCTTGACTGGTTCGGCTCGCCCGTGATCGTCGCGCTCGCGGTCACGGCCGTCATCAGCTTCGCGTTTTTCCTGGTCTGGGAACTGACGGAGCCGAACCCGATCGTCGATTTGCGGCTCTTCACGCAGCGCAACTTCCTCGGCGGGACGATCGCGATTTCGGTCGCGTATGGCGTGTTCTTCGGCAACCTCGTGCTGTTGCCGCAATGGATGCAGGAATACCTGAACTACCGTTCCGTCGACGCGGGTCTCGTCACCGCGCCGCTCGGCATCTTCGCGGTGATCCTCGCGCCCGTGATGGGCCGCGTGCTGCCGCGCTCGGACGCGCGCATCATCGCGACGCTCGCCTTCGTCGGCTTCGCGATCGTGTTCTTCATGCGCTCGAACTACGTCGTCGAGATCGACACGTGGCATCTGGTGCTGCCCACCTTGCTGCAAGGCATTCCGATGGCGATGTTCTTCGTGCCGCTGACGGCCATCATTCTGTCCGGGCAACCTGGGCCGAAGGTGCCGGCGGCGGCGGGTCTGTCGAACTTCGTGCGCGTGTTTTGCGGCGCAGTCGGCACGTCGATCGCGGGCACCGCGTGGAACAGCCGCACGATCCTGCATCACGAGCGCCTGACCGAGCAGGCCAACGCGAACAATCCCGTCTTCGCGCAGCAGATCGACAACACGCAGACGCTGCTGCACGTCAGCCCATCGACGTCGAATGCACTGTTCGATTTCACCGTGAACACGCAGGCCGCAATGATGGGGCTGAACGACATCTTCTATGCGTCGGCGATCATCTTCGTGCTGATCATTCCGCTCATCTGGATCACGCGCCCCGCGCGCGGCGGCGGTGGCGCGGATGCGTCGGGCGCGCATTGA
- a CDS encoding AraC family transcriptional regulator: MNAGPLDPDSVARSAFVLAVRHDALDQPWRSMRRAQFVQVTEGVLAVHTENGLWVAPSHHAVWMLPGVLHRMSSAAPVVLRILYADEDALSMPARCCVMAVNGLMDELLGAASQFDASAPADAEQLRLLAVIADRVPRLTEVALSLIYPRDLRARHIADALAADPARAGVLDDFAEQASITARTAARLFSKETELTFGQWRQQLRLLTALMRLGSGASVTQVALEVGYSDVSSFIAVFKDALGETPARFFR, encoded by the coding sequence ATGAATGCCGGTCCCCTCGATCCCGATTCTGTCGCGCGTTCGGCTTTCGTGCTGGCTGTGCGTCACGACGCGCTCGATCAGCCATGGCGCAGCATGCGCCGCGCGCAGTTCGTGCAAGTGACGGAAGGCGTGCTGGCCGTGCATACGGAGAACGGGCTGTGGGTCGCGCCCTCGCATCACGCTGTCTGGATGCTGCCGGGCGTGTTGCACAGGATGTCGTCGGCGGCGCCTGTCGTGCTGCGCATCCTGTACGCCGACGAAGACGCGTTGTCCATGCCCGCGCGCTGTTGCGTCATGGCCGTGAACGGTCTGATGGACGAGTTGCTCGGCGCGGCGTCCCAATTCGACGCGAGCGCGCCCGCCGATGCCGAGCAGTTGCGCCTGCTGGCCGTGATCGCCGACCGCGTGCCGCGGCTGACGGAGGTGGCGCTGTCGCTGATTTATCCGCGCGATCTGCGCGCGCGGCATATCGCCGATGCGCTCGCTGCCGACCCGGCGCGCGCCGGCGTGCTCGACGATTTCGCTGAGCAGGCGTCGATCACCGCCCGCACGGCGGCGCGACTTTTCTCGAAGGAAACAGAGCTGACGTTCGGCCAATGGCGCCAGCAACTACGCCTGTTGACGGCGCTGATGCGCCTCGGCTCAGGCGCGAGCGTCACGCAGGTGGCGCTCGAGGTCGGCTATAGCGACGTGTCGTCGTTTATCGCGGTGTTCAAGGACGCGCTGGGCGAGACGCCCGCGCGCTTTTTCCGCTAG